One segment of Rubripirellula amarantea DNA contains the following:
- a CDS encoding 3'-5' exonuclease: protein MAEQISHLIFDVESVSDGDLISKVRYPGQNYTPEDAIATYQDELLELNGTTFIPHTFQIPVAVVIAKVAVDLSLVDIVSLDEPDFRPHVITKNFWRGWEAYKHPTWVTFNGRSFDIPIMELAAFRYGVAIPKWFQGEGYKAPRNRFNTMAHLDLQDVLTNFGAARCNGGLNLVAQLLGKPGKMDLNGEQVQKQFDDGNKKAISDYCRCDVLDTYFIFLRTKTLKGTITLEQEIQLVADAKVWIEERAEDCKAYQDYLAHWNDWLNPWQEDEASDPTPEAKSSTVAGNDKSDSAQELVK from the coding sequence ATGGCTGAACAAATTTCGCATCTGATCTTTGACGTGGAAAGCGTCTCGGATGGTGATTTAATCTCCAAGGTTCGCTATCCCGGCCAAAACTATACACCCGAAGACGCGATTGCGACCTACCAAGACGAATTGTTGGAACTTAACGGGACGACATTCATTCCGCACACGTTCCAGATTCCAGTCGCAGTTGTGATCGCCAAAGTCGCCGTCGATCTAAGCTTAGTCGACATCGTATCACTCGATGAGCCCGACTTTCGGCCTCATGTGATTACGAAAAACTTTTGGCGAGGCTGGGAGGCGTACAAGCATCCCACTTGGGTGACGTTCAACGGTCGCTCATTCGATATTCCCATCATGGAACTGGCCGCGTTCCGTTATGGAGTCGCAATTCCGAAGTGGTTTCAAGGCGAAGGCTACAAAGCTCCGCGAAATCGTTTTAATACGATGGCTCACTTAGATCTGCAGGACGTCCTGACTAATTTCGGAGCCGCGCGTTGCAACGGAGGATTGAATTTGGTTGCCCAGTTGCTTGGCAAGCCTGGCAAGATGGACCTCAATGGAGAGCAAGTTCAAAAGCAGTTCGACGATGGCAACAAGAAAGCGATCAGTGATTATTGTCGCTGCGATGTGCTGGACACCTACTTCATCTTCTTGCGCACCAAGACGCTCAAAGGCACGATCACGCTGGAGCAAGAAATTCAACTGGTCGCTGACGCTAAGGTATGGATCGAAGAACGTGCCGAAGACTGCAAAGCCTATCAAGACTACCTTGCTCATTGGAATGATTGGCTCAATCCTTGGCAGGAAGACGAGGCGTCCGATCCAACGCCCGAGGCTAAATCATCAACAGTAGCCGGCAACGACAAATCAGACAGTGCTCAAGAGTTAGTAAAATGA
- the pepT gene encoding peptidase T produces the protein MSASSPASIRIDRQRLLDRFLRYVKIGTSADPTSDTYPSSTSQWELGRMLCDELSAMSVDDAHQDENALVWGTVPSTIGEGAPTVALVAHMDTSPESPGDNVQPQVIENYDGGDITLLSGELIAVASSPDLSKVVGKTLITTDGTTLLGGDDKAGVAIIMELAQTLIENPHLQHGPVRLLFTCDEEIGRGTDKIDLAKVDATVAYTVDGGGAGEIDVETFSADGATVRFVGHNIHPAIAKDRMVSALRGACDFVSQLPRDRQTPETTDQRDGFIHPTTIHGGVGEATVHLILRSFEAADLETYADQLRSLANDITSKIPGLKAEVTIHRQYRNMRDGIANLPESVSMVEKAFANLGRPCTREIIRGGTDGSQLTEKGLPTPNLSSGQHNIHAVTEFACLDEMVEATEHLVEMLRLWSEMKS, from the coding sequence ATGTCGGCTTCGAGTCCCGCTTCCATCCGTATTGATCGCCAACGTCTGCTCGATCGCTTTCTGCGTTACGTGAAAATCGGCACGTCGGCGGATCCCACCAGTGACACCTACCCGAGTTCGACCTCGCAATGGGAACTGGGGCGAATGTTGTGCGACGAGTTATCCGCGATGTCCGTTGACGATGCTCACCAGGACGAGAACGCACTGGTTTGGGGAACCGTCCCCTCCACCATTGGCGAGGGCGCCCCGACGGTGGCCCTGGTTGCTCACATGGACACCTCGCCGGAATCACCCGGCGATAACGTCCAACCTCAAGTGATCGAGAACTACGACGGAGGCGACATCACACTGCTGTCAGGTGAGCTCATTGCGGTCGCTTCGTCTCCCGACTTGAGCAAGGTCGTCGGGAAGACATTGATCACGACCGATGGGACCACGCTGCTTGGCGGTGATGACAAGGCAGGCGTGGCGATCATCATGGAACTGGCCCAAACGCTTATCGAGAATCCTCATTTGCAACATGGTCCGGTGCGATTGCTATTCACTTGCGACGAAGAAATCGGGCGCGGCACCGACAAAATCGACCTCGCGAAAGTCGATGCCACGGTTGCCTACACGGTCGACGGCGGTGGCGCGGGCGAGATCGACGTGGAAACATTTTCGGCCGATGGCGCGACCGTACGATTCGTTGGTCATAACATTCACCCTGCGATCGCAAAGGATCGGATGGTCAGTGCGTTGCGAGGTGCCTGTGATTTCGTTTCGCAACTTCCCCGCGATCGCCAGACTCCCGAGACAACTGACCAACGAGACGGCTTCATTCACCCGACCACGATCCACGGTGGCGTAGGCGAAGCGACGGTGCACTTGATCCTACGTTCATTTGAAGCCGCAGACCTGGAAACTTACGCTGATCAATTGCGCTCGCTCGCGAACGACATCACGTCGAAAATACCCGGCCTAAAAGCCGAGGTCACGATTCATCGGCAATATCGAAACATGCGAGACGGCATCGCAAATCTTCCCGAGTCGGTATCAATGGTCGAAAAGGCGTTCGCCAACCTTGGTCGCCCGTGCACTCGCGAGATCATTCGAGGTGGAACCGACGGCAGCCAATTGACCGAAAAGGGTTTACCCACACCGAATCTATCGAGCGGGCAACATAACATTCACGCCGTTACTGAATTCGCGTGTCTCGACGAAATGGTCGAGGCGACCGAGCACTTGGTCGAAATGCTTCGTCTGTGGAGCGAGATGAAGTCCTGA
- the leuD gene encoding 3-isopropylmalate dehydratase small subunit, producing the protein MQNFTIHTGVVATMDRANVDTDQIIPKQFLKRIERTGFGQFLFYDWRFMDDGTTPNPEFELNRINVKGASILVARQNFGSGSSREHAVWALDDYGFRSVIAPSFADIFFNNSFKNGLLPIVLPEADIDELFARAEKHSPYQLTVDLENQKITDEHGFERSFEVDPSRRHNLLHGLDDIAQTLQHEEKITAYENARSW; encoded by the coding sequence ATGCAAAACTTCACTATTCACACTGGCGTCGTCGCTACGATGGACCGCGCCAACGTCGACACTGATCAAATCATCCCGAAGCAATTCCTGAAGCGAATCGAACGAACGGGTTTCGGCCAGTTCCTTTTTTACGATTGGCGATTCATGGATGATGGCACGACACCTAATCCTGAATTCGAACTTAACCGAATCAACGTCAAAGGTGCGTCGATACTGGTCGCGCGTCAGAACTTTGGTAGCGGCAGCTCACGTGAACACGCCGTTTGGGCTTTGGATGACTACGGTTTCCGCAGCGTGATCGCACCCTCGTTCGCTGATATCTTCTTCAACAACAGTTTCAAGAACGGCCTGCTGCCGATTGTGCTGCCGGAAGCCGATATTGATGAACTGTTTGCACGAGCCGAGAAGCATTCTCCGTATCAACTTACAGTTGATCTCGAAAACCAAAAGATCACTGATGAGCACGGTTTCGAGCGGAGCTTTGAGGTTGACCCGAGTCGTCGACACAACTTGTTGCATGGTCTCGACGACATTGCGCAAACGCTGCAGCATGAAGAGAAAATCACCGCCTACGAAAACGCTCGAAGTTGGTAG
- a CDS encoding arylsulfatase produces MNDPPCFTGANASRTLAAVWLLPRVIYGLFISAVWVSAVWVSAVSADSVHAGRPNVVLIVSDDQGGGDYGFMGNDLIRTPQLDAMNECSGRLTNFYVSPVCGPTRASLMTGRYNYRTRCVDTYVGRAMMDSGEVTLAELLRDAGYRTGIYGKWHLGDNYPLRAMDQGFQDSLVHRGGGIGQPSDPIGAEGKYTDPTLFKNGNQVQRKGYCTDIFFDEAMDFIAKSVDSDAPFFTYIATNAPHGPFHDVPNDLYEQYRNVDFAPIMVGKVAPKRMDEQQDKLARIAAMITNIDQNVGRLFSKLDDLGIRENTIVVYLNDNGPNSKRYVGDMRGSKSNVDDGGIRSPLLFHWPEKVDAGTTANELCAHIDVLPTILDACDVELPANLIIDGRSFLPLMTGRNAPWPTRQLVIQSHRGDVPQRYHHFALHENSWKLVHPSGFGKESFEGECKYQLYDLSLDPKQQRDLASQHPNVVKRLANAYAAWFDDVSSTRPDNFDPPRIIVGTPNEPTTVLTRQDWRHTQGKPWAVDSNGHWLLESNSSGRYEVEVFMNTDLPTAQATINAGSFSQRLDIPAGKRTGNRTVMQLPSGQFTLAVDVVVREQVQGPHQVSLKRIDD; encoded by the coding sequence ATGAACGACCCGCCGTGTTTCACTGGTGCCAATGCTTCACGTACATTGGCCGCAGTTTGGCTGCTGCCGAGGGTTATCTATGGCCTGTTTATTAGTGCTGTGTGGGTCAGTGCTGTGTGGGTCAGTGCGGTATCGGCTGATTCGGTGCACGCCGGTCGACCCAACGTTGTTCTGATTGTCAGCGACGATCAGGGTGGTGGAGACTACGGGTTCATGGGCAACGATCTAATTCGGACACCGCAGCTGGATGCGATGAACGAGTGTAGCGGTCGGTTGACGAACTTCTATGTCAGCCCTGTTTGCGGTCCAACGCGAGCTAGTTTGATGACCGGCCGATACAACTATCGAACTCGCTGTGTGGATACCTACGTCGGTCGAGCCATGATGGACTCGGGCGAAGTGACACTTGCGGAATTGCTTCGAGACGCTGGATACCGAACAGGTATCTATGGGAAGTGGCACTTGGGTGACAACTATCCTCTGCGTGCAATGGATCAAGGGTTTCAAGACAGCTTGGTTCATCGGGGCGGCGGAATCGGACAACCTTCAGATCCGATCGGTGCCGAAGGAAAGTACACTGACCCGACGCTTTTCAAAAATGGTAATCAAGTCCAAAGAAAAGGTTACTGCACTGATATCTTCTTTGACGAGGCGATGGATTTCATTGCCAAGAGCGTGGATTCGGATGCGCCGTTCTTCACCTACATCGCGACCAACGCACCTCACGGTCCCTTTCACGATGTGCCAAACGACTTGTACGAACAATACCGAAACGTGGATTTTGCTCCCATCATGGTCGGTAAGGTCGCTCCGAAACGGATGGACGAGCAACAAGATAAGCTCGCTCGCATCGCAGCAATGATTACCAACATTGATCAGAACGTTGGCCGGTTGTTCAGCAAACTCGACGATCTCGGCATTCGCGAAAACACGATCGTGGTATATCTCAATGACAACGGTCCTAACTCGAAACGATACGTTGGCGACATGCGTGGTTCCAAGTCGAACGTTGATGACGGAGGGATTCGTTCTCCTCTTTTGTTTCATTGGCCCGAGAAAGTAGATGCGGGAACAACCGCAAACGAGTTATGCGCGCACATTGATGTACTGCCCACCATTTTGGATGCTTGTGACGTAGAGCTTCCCGCGAATCTGATCATCGACGGGCGAAGTTTCTTGCCGCTGATGACCGGTCGTAACGCTCCTTGGCCGACTCGGCAGCTCGTCATTCAATCGCATCGCGGTGACGTTCCGCAGCGCTACCACCATTTCGCGCTACATGAAAATTCTTGGAAGCTTGTGCATCCCAGTGGATTCGGAAAAGAGAGTTTCGAAGGTGAGTGCAAATATCAGCTTTATGATTTGAGCCTCGATCCTAAACAGCAGCGAGACTTGGCAAGCCAACATCCCAATGTGGTGAAACGACTGGCGAACGCATACGCCGCTTGGTTCGACGATGTCAGCTCCACTCGACCAGACAACTTCGATCCACCGCGAATCATCGTGGGCACACCGAATGAGCCGACGACGGTTTTGACTCGGCAAGATTGGCGACACACCCAAGGAAAACCTTGGGCTGTCGATTCAAACGGGCATTGGTTGCTCGAATCCAATTCATCAGGACGCTACGAGGTCGAAGTCTTTATGAACACTGACTTGCCGACAGCCCAGGCGACCATCAATGCCGGAAGCTTTTCGCAAAGACTCGATATCCCGGCGGGCAAACGCACCGGTAATCGAACTGTCATGCAGTTGCCATCAGGACAATTCACATTGGCGGTTGACGTTGTCGTGCGCGAACAAGTCCAAGGCCCGCATCAGGTTTCGCTCAAACGAATTGATGATTGA